Proteins encoded by one window of Bradyrhizobium sp. B097:
- a CDS encoding branched-chain amino acid transaminase, producing the protein MSTAQFAYLNGQIVPWNDAKVHVFAPVAKYGIGVFEGIRGYWNEEAQQMYLFRLAEHLDRFAFSRKAMRFDRGPSREELTEALVRLCRANAFRTTVHIRMMAFIDESGDIGATGPVGIAITALPRQSAQQSIQGASAQISSWMRMPDNVMPARIKCNANYHNARLAVMQAQRDGYDVAFLLNSRGKLAEAPAMCVFIVRDGHLITPSGTNDVLESITRQTVIELARRYFGIQTVERDVDRTELILAEEVFHCGTGAEITPVTSVDRIPVGSGQPGIITQQLMEIYRAVVTGEHVAYASWRTPVF; encoded by the coding sequence ATGTCGACCGCCCAATTTGCATATCTCAACGGGCAAATCGTTCCCTGGAATGACGCTAAGGTGCATGTCTTCGCACCCGTGGCAAAGTATGGCATAGGTGTTTTCGAAGGAATACGCGGCTATTGGAATGAAGAGGCACAACAAATGTACCTCTTCCGGCTCGCAGAGCACCTTGATCGGTTTGCGTTCTCGCGAAAGGCGATGCGGTTCGATCGGGGGCCATCCCGAGAAGAGTTGACCGAAGCACTCGTTCGCTTGTGTCGGGCAAATGCGTTTCGTACGACCGTGCATATCCGGATGATGGCTTTCATTGACGAGTCTGGCGACATCGGGGCAACAGGACCCGTAGGAATCGCGATCACGGCGCTGCCGCGGCAGTCCGCGCAGCAATCGATCCAAGGCGCCTCTGCTCAGATTAGTTCCTGGATGCGCATGCCAGACAACGTTATGCCAGCGCGCATCAAATGCAACGCAAACTATCATAACGCTCGATTGGCGGTCATGCAGGCCCAGCGGGATGGCTACGATGTCGCTTTCCTCCTCAATTCAAGAGGAAAGCTGGCCGAGGCCCCCGCGATGTGCGTGTTCATCGTTCGCGATGGTCACCTGATCACGCCGAGCGGGACCAACGATGTATTAGAATCGATTACACGCCAGACCGTTATCGAATTAGCCCGCAGATATTTTGGGATACAGACGGTTGAGCGCGATGTGGATCGAACCGAATTGATTCTCGCCGAGGAAGTATTCCATTGCGGGACTGGCGCCGAAATCACGCCGGTAACATCTGTAGACCGCATACCTGTTGGAAGCGGTCAACCCGGAATCATAACGCAACAGTTGATGGAAATCTACCGGGCGGTCGTCACCGGCGAGCATGTCGCGTATGCGTCGTGGCGGACTCCTGTCTTTTGA
- a CDS encoding CDP-alcohol phosphatidyltransferase family protein — protein MLKYLWDPANAITTGGLLFSSASLFLALSDRLELSIAAALWAVLSDHLDGIVAARTKDRHPDVAKMGKSLDGFADIIYGAVLPAAIVIQLSHASVLALVTATALLAAGAIRLSYFANFGKSADGRFLGLPLSYDVPVMAAAFVVRPLVPSELFVTLTPGIFLVLAGLHVSSIRVPSPNTAMYAAITIFAIVASTILALRPLD, from the coding sequence ATGCTCAAATATCTCTGGGATCCAGCGAACGCCATAACAACTGGTGGCCTTCTCTTTTCGTCGGCCAGCTTATTTCTTGCTCTCTCCGATCGCCTTGAGCTGTCGATAGCGGCAGCACTTTGGGCCGTCCTATCCGATCACCTCGACGGGATCGTGGCAGCTCGCACGAAGGATCGCCACCCGGATGTTGCAAAGATGGGAAAGAGCCTCGACGGGTTTGCTGACATTATCTACGGAGCCGTCTTGCCCGCCGCAATTGTCATCCAACTCAGCCACGCCTCGGTTCTTGCCCTGGTGACCGCAACCGCCCTGCTCGCAGCAGGGGCAATCAGGCTCAGCTACTTTGCGAACTTCGGCAAATCAGCCGATGGGCGCTTCCTGGGGTTGCCGCTATCATATGACGTTCCGGTAATGGCTGCCGCTTTTGTTGTTCGACCGCTCGTTCCGAGTGAACTGTTCGTAACTCTCACACCCGGCATTTTTCTCGTGCTTGCAGGATTGCACGTCTCATCTATCCGGGTGCCATCGCCGAATACGGCCATGTACGCTGCGATCACCATCTTCGCCATAGTCGCTTCGACCATCCTCGCATTGAGGCCTCTCGATTAG
- a CDS encoding branched-chain amino acid transaminase — protein MSLPAPYASLNGRVVSWPEATMHVFSPAAKYGLGVFEGVRAYWSEQQGRLLLFRMEDHLRRLAYSHKAVRFDTPFTAEELTGQTADLLKACGYRESTHIRIMSYLNGQGDMTVRGPIGTAITALARPVPRAVIDGVQAQVSSWVRIPDRAMPARIKASANYHNSRLAHMQAIADGYQQALLLNERGNLAEAPTSTPFIVRNGVVVTPPLGEDVLESITRDTILRLARERIGLPAEERVVNRSELYAADEAFLVGTGAEVTPILGIDRLPVGDGKAGPVVRALQAAYFDLVHGRTNLWLNWLTPVEV, from the coding sequence ATGAGCCTGCCTGCGCCTTACGCATCGCTGAACGGAAGGGTCGTTTCCTGGCCGGAAGCCACAATGCATGTCTTCAGCCCGGCGGCGAAATACGGCCTCGGGGTCTTTGAGGGGGTGCGGGCCTACTGGAGCGAGCAGCAGGGACGCCTCCTTCTGTTTCGGATGGAGGACCACCTGCGGCGCTTGGCCTATAGCCACAAGGCGGTACGCTTCGACACTCCCTTCACGGCTGAGGAACTGACGGGGCAGACCGCAGACCTGCTCAAGGCCTGCGGGTACCGGGAGAGCACCCACATCCGGATCATGAGTTACCTGAACGGCCAGGGAGACATGACGGTGAGGGGGCCGATCGGCACCGCTATCACAGCGCTGGCCCGGCCCGTGCCCAGGGCCGTGATCGATGGTGTCCAGGCCCAGGTGAGCTCTTGGGTGCGGATTCCTGACCGCGCCATGCCGGCCCGCATCAAGGCCAGCGCCAACTACCACAACTCGCGACTGGCTCACATGCAGGCCATTGCAGACGGCTACCAACAGGCCCTGCTGCTAAACGAGCGGGGCAATTTGGCCGAGGCCCCTACCTCGACGCCTTTCATCGTCCGCAACGGCGTGGTGGTGACGCCGCCGCTCGGCGAGGACGTGCTGGAAAGTATCACCCGCGATACCATTCTCAGGCTCGCCCGCGAAAGGATCGGCTTGCCGGCGGAGGAGCGGGTTGTGAACCGCTCCGAGCTTTATGCGGCCGACGAGGCCTTCCTGGTTGGGACGGGAGCGGAGGTGACGCCAATCCTCGGCATCGATCGACTTCCAGTGGGCGATGGGAAGGCTGGGCCGGTGGTAAGAGCATTACAAGCGGCCTACTTCGACCTCGTCCACGGGCGCACAAATCTCTGGCTGAATTGGTTGACGCCCGTGGAAGTTTAG
- a CDS encoding phosphocholine cytidylyltransferase family protein, translating to MAINAPKNAVILAAGVGSRLQPLTDLRPKPLVEVNGTPILLNALRNLEAVGVEEVTLVVGYRKDAIQYACGRRFGTLAINYVESPTFDRTGSAYSLWLARDALLSGDCFLLEGDVFFEEDALRYLLLSRTTDVAAIAPFDESMQGSAVLLSDSGLIFEFRMKQTGANLVANGPALFKTMNLFRFSAPTLKATIVPALDEIIGSGVTQAYTEELLSYLVELRGLQLATARCDDLKWYEIDTPEDLQVAERIFREARGRGMPRKR from the coding sequence ATGGCCATCAATGCTCCCAAGAACGCCGTCATCCTCGCTGCCGGCGTAGGCTCCCGCCTTCAACCGTTGACGGATCTACGGCCGAAGCCCCTGGTCGAGGTCAACGGCACGCCGATCCTCCTCAATGCCCTACGAAACCTGGAAGCGGTCGGCGTCGAAGAGGTGACGCTCGTGGTCGGCTACCGCAAGGACGCCATTCAATACGCGTGCGGTCGCCGCTTCGGTACGCTTGCGATCAACTATGTGGAATCGCCGACCTTTGACCGTACCGGCAGCGCCTATTCGCTGTGGCTCGCGCGCGACGCGCTGCTGTCCGGCGACTGTTTTCTTCTCGAGGGCGACGTGTTCTTCGAGGAGGATGCGCTGCGTTATCTGCTGCTCAGCCGGACGACCGACGTGGCAGCAATCGCTCCTTTCGATGAATCGATGCAAGGGTCGGCAGTTCTGTTGTCGGATAGCGGCCTCATCTTCGAGTTCCGAATGAAGCAGACCGGAGCGAACCTGGTCGCGAATGGACCAGCGCTTTTCAAGACGATGAACCTGTTCCGATTTTCGGCACCGACTCTCAAGGCGACGATCGTTCCAGCGCTGGACGAGATCATTGGGTCCGGAGTGACCCAGGCCTACACGGAGGAGCTTCTTTCCTATCTCGTTGAACTGCGTGGCCTGCAGCTTGCAACTGCGCGATGCGATGACCTCAAGTGGTACGAAATCGACACTCCTGAAGATCTGCAGGTCGCAGAGCGCATTTTCAGAGAAGCGCGAGGCCGAGGCATGCCCCGCAAAAGGTAA